A genome region from Schistocerca americana isolate TAMUIC-IGC-003095 chromosome 1, iqSchAmer2.1, whole genome shotgun sequence includes the following:
- the LOC124621141 gene encoding organic cation transporter protein-like: MAYDDVLQHLGDFGPYQARIYLLLCLPAISCALHKLAGVFLQAKPNHRCWLPYEENNASFNLSERELNLSIPRDESTGSWSSCYRFDTNFSSEYFENNIPANCTVGCDKWIYDTTVYKSSVVTEFDLVCKNAWLRATADALFMVGVLLGSIIFGELSDRYGRKIIFFISLVLQVICGTVAAFLPDYISFMIARMLIGASTSGVFLVAYVIAMEMVGPSKRLFAGVVCQYFFTIGYLLTALLAYFIKDWRMLQIALSLPGLLFLSYWWFIPESVRWLLVKGRCAEAEQLLMKAAEENKVKIPEEILKDLLDSNALSCANDHYDESQRERKPSILDLFLYPNLRRKTLNIFFNWFVNSGTYYGLSWNTSNLGGNDYLNFFISGAVEVPAYTFLLLTLNRWGRKTILCGCMLTGGLALLLTIAVPSRMSWLMILLAMTGKLAITASYGTVYVFSTEQFPTVIRNVALGASSTCARVGGISAPYINLLAEYWQPFPLLIFGSLALMGGLMALVLPETMGRKLPDTIEEGERFGRDFHRAEENNGVVMSESRTPIKIDS; this comes from the exons ATGTTGGCTTCCTTATGAAGAAAACAATGCCAGCTTTAATTTGTCAGAAAGAGAATTAAACCTGAGTATCCCAAGGGATGAAAGCACAGGAAGCTGGTCATCATGTTACAGATTTGATACAAACTTTTCAAgtgaatattttgaaaacaatattCCAGCAAATTGCACTGTCGGCTGTGACAAGTGGATCTATGATACAACAGTTTACAAAAGCAGTGTCGTAACTGAG TTTGACCTGGTTTGCAAAAATGCGTGGTTGAGAGCAACTGCTGATGCACTTTTCATGGTAGGCGTTTTACTTGGTTCAATAATCTTCGGTGAACTTTCAGACAG GTATGGGCGTAAGATAATCTTCTTCATCTCACTTGTTTTACAAGTTATTTGTGGTACAGTAGCTGCATTTTTGCCTGATTACATTAGTTTCATGATTGCAAGGATGCTGATTGGAGCTTCAACATCAGGTGTTTTCTTGGTAGCTTATGTTATAG CAATGGAAATGGTTGGTCCAAGCAAAAGGCTGTTTGCGGGTGTTGTTTGTCAGTATTTCTTCACAATAGGTTACTTGTTGACTGCTTTGCTAGCATACTTCATCAAAGACTGGCGAATGTTGCAAATTGCACTTTCACTGCCTGGACTTCTGTTCTTAAGTTACTGGTG GTTCATCCCGGAGTCAGTGCGGTGGTTACTTGTGAAAGGTCGTTGTGCTGAGGCTGAGCAATTGCTAATGAAAGCAGCTGAAGAAAACAAAGTTAAGATCCCAGAAGAAATCTTGAAGGATTTGCTTGACTCTAATGCCTTGTCTTGCGCAAACGACCATTATGATGAAAGCCAGCGTGAAAGGAAGCCTTCCATTTTGGATTTATTTTTGTATCCCAACTTGCGAAGAAAGACTCTGAATATTTTTTTCAACTg GTTTGTTAACAGTGGCACTTACTATGGCCTGTCCTGGAATACATCTAACTTGGGAGGCAATGACTATCTCAATTTTTTCATATCAGGAGCTGTTGAAGTTCCTGCATATACCTTTTTACTCTTGACATTGAACAGATGGGGCCGCAAAACCATACTGTGTGGCTGCATGCTCACTGGAGGTCTTGCTCTGTTGCTCACAATTGCAGTTCCATCAA GAATGTCTTGGTTGATGATCCTGCTGGCTATGACTGGAAAATTGGCCATTACAGCATCTTATGGCACAGTCTATGTCTTTTCTACTGAGCAGTTTCCAACAGTAATACGCAATGTTGCACTTGGGGCTAGTTCAACATGTGCCCGAGTAGGAGGCATATCAGCACCGTACATCAATCTTCTA GCTGAGTACTGGCAACCTTTTCCATTGCTAATATTTGGTTCTTTGGCACTGATGGGAGGTTTGATGGCTCTAGTTCTCCCAGAAACAATGGGAAGGAAACTGCCAGACACCATAGAGGAGGGAGAGAGATTTGGTCG GGACTTCCACAGAGCAGAAGAAAATAATGGTGTTGTTATGAGTGAATCAAGAACTCCAATTAAAATTGAcagctga